From one Streptomyces sp. Q6 genomic stretch:
- the shc gene encoding squalene--hopene cyclase: MTATTDGSSGAPAPQATSATTAPPTDTTPQAAGTHGAAGRAIHRATDFLLARQDSEGWWKGDLDTNVTMDAEDLLLRQFLGIRDQATTDASALFIRGEQREDGTWATFYGGPGELSTTIEAYVALRLAGDAPDAPHMARASAWIRERGGIAEARVFTRIWLALFGWWKWDDLPELPPELIYFPKWMPLNIYDFGCWARQTIVPLTIVSAKRPVRPAPFPLDELHTDARNPNPAKPLAPVASWDGAFQRLDKIMHGYHRMALKPLRKAAINSAARWIIERQENDGCWGGIQPPAVYSVIALHLLGYDLQHPVLKAGLESLDRFAVWREDGARMIEACQSPVWDTCLAIIALADAGVPGDHPALVKAADWMITEQIDRPGDWSVRKPRLEPGGWAFEFHNDNYPDIDDTAEVVLALRRVRHPDTARLERAIDRGVRWNLGMQSKNGAWAAFDVDNTSPFPNRLPFCDFGEVIDPPSADVTGHVVEMLAVEGMSHDPRTRRGIEWLLAEQEANGAWFGRWGVNYVYGTGSVVPALVAAGLPTSHPAVRRAVSWLESVQNEDGGWGEDLRSYRYEDWKGQGASTASQTGWALMALLSAGERESKAVERGVTYLAETQTEDGTWDEPYFTGTGFPWDFSINYHLYRHVFPLTALGRYVHGEPFEARSAAAEES, encoded by the coding sequence ATGACAGCGACGACCGACGGAAGCTCCGGGGCCCCGGCCCCACAGGCGACCTCGGCCACCACTGCCCCACCGACCGACACGACCCCGCAGGCGGCCGGGACGCACGGCGCCGCCGGCCGAGCCATACACCGCGCCACGGACTTCCTGCTCGCCCGGCAGGACTCCGAGGGCTGGTGGAAGGGCGACCTCGACACGAACGTGACGATGGATGCCGAGGATCTGCTGCTGCGCCAGTTCCTGGGCATCCGCGATCAGGCGACCACCGACGCCTCCGCCCTGTTCATCAGGGGGGAGCAGCGCGAGGACGGCACCTGGGCCACCTTCTACGGCGGACCGGGCGAACTCTCCACGACCATCGAGGCGTACGTCGCCCTGCGGCTGGCCGGCGACGCCCCGGACGCTCCGCACATGGCCAGGGCCTCCGCGTGGATCCGTGAACGCGGCGGCATCGCCGAGGCGCGGGTCTTCACCCGGATCTGGCTTGCCCTGTTCGGCTGGTGGAAGTGGGACGACCTTCCCGAACTCCCGCCCGAGCTCATCTACTTCCCCAAGTGGATGCCGCTCAACATCTACGACTTCGGATGCTGGGCGCGGCAGACCATCGTGCCGCTCACCATCGTGTCCGCGAAACGACCGGTGCGGCCCGCGCCGTTCCCGCTCGACGAGCTGCACACTGACGCCAGGAACCCCAACCCCGCCAAACCCCTTGCCCCGGTGGCGAGTTGGGACGGCGCGTTCCAGCGGCTCGACAAGATCATGCACGGCTACCACCGGATGGCCCTGAAGCCGCTGCGCAAGGCCGCCATCAACTCGGCCGCGCGCTGGATCATCGAGCGGCAGGAGAACGACGGCTGCTGGGGCGGCATCCAGCCGCCCGCCGTGTACTCCGTCATCGCCCTGCACCTGCTCGGCTACGACCTCCAACACCCGGTCCTCAAGGCCGGGTTGGAGTCCCTCGACCGGTTCGCCGTGTGGCGCGAGGACGGGGCCCGGATGATCGAGGCCTGTCAGTCCCCCGTGTGGGACACCTGCCTGGCGATCATCGCGCTGGCCGACGCGGGGGTGCCCGGCGACCACCCCGCGCTGGTGAAGGCCGCCGACTGGATGATCACCGAGCAGATCGACCGGCCCGGCGACTGGTCGGTGCGCAAGCCCCGCCTGGAGCCCGGCGGTTGGGCGTTCGAGTTCCACAACGACAACTACCCCGACATCGACGACACCGCCGAGGTCGTGCTCGCGCTGCGCCGTGTGCGGCACCCCGACACGGCACGCCTGGAGAGGGCCATCGACCGGGGCGTGCGCTGGAACCTCGGTATGCAGTCGAAGAACGGCGCGTGGGCCGCCTTCGACGTCGACAACACCAGCCCGTTCCCCAACCGGCTGCCGTTCTGTGACTTCGGCGAGGTCATCGACCCACCGTCCGCCGACGTCACCGGGCACGTCGTGGAGATGCTCGCCGTCGAGGGCATGTCCCACGATCCGCGCACCCGGCGCGGCATCGAGTGGCTGCTCGCCGAACAGGAGGCGAACGGCGCCTGGTTCGGCCGCTGGGGCGTCAACTACGTCTACGGAACCGGGTCGGTGGTGCCCGCGCTCGTCGCGGCCGGCCTCCCCACCTCCCATCCGGCGGTCCGGCGGGCGGTCAGCTGGCTGGAGTCGGTCCAGAACGAGGACGGCGGCTGGGGCGAGGACCTGCGCTCCTACCGCTACGAGGACTGGAAGGGGCAGGGCGCCTCCACCGCCTCGCAGACCGGGTGGGCGCTGATGGCGCTGCTCTCGGCCGGCGAGCGGGAGTCCAAGGCGGTCGAGCGGGGCGTCACGTACCTCGCCGAGACCCAGACCGAGGACGGCACCTGGGACGAGCCGTACTTCACCGGGACCGGCTTCCCCTGGGACTTCTCGATCAACTACCACCTGTACCGGCACGTCTTCCCGCTGACCGCGCTCGGCCGGTACGTCCACGGCGAGCCCTTCGAAGCCCGGTCCGCCGCGGCCGAGGAGAGCTGA
- a CDS encoding 1-hydroxy-2-methyl-2-butenyl 4-diphosphate reductase, whose protein sequence is MTGDPAVKGPPDTTPLLVACALGIEHLALRTGSRAGATTPVTVLRTGMGPKAAERALTRALGDRALSGAAVVATGFCAGLAPGMHPGDLVVAEETRDAHGSTPCAGTDLLVEELVRAVPGRTVHTGPLTGSDHVVRGHERGDLLATGAIAVDMESAATLRTAARADGRPVAAVRVVVDAPEHELVRIGTVRGGLSAFRVLRSVLPAFFEWHRSLLLPRR, encoded by the coding sequence ATGACCGGCGACCCGGCGGTGAAAGGACCGCCGGACACCACGCCGCTGCTCGTCGCCTGCGCGCTCGGCATCGAGCACCTCGCCCTGCGCACCGGCAGCCGGGCCGGGGCGACCACCCCCGTGACCGTGCTGCGTACGGGCATGGGGCCCAAGGCCGCGGAGCGAGCCCTGACCCGCGCCCTCGGCGACCGCGCCCTCAGCGGCGCCGCCGTCGTGGCCACCGGGTTCTGCGCGGGGCTCGCCCCCGGTATGCACCCCGGTGACCTGGTCGTGGCCGAGGAGACGCGCGACGCGCACGGCAGCACGCCGTGCGCGGGCACGGACCTGCTGGTCGAGGAGCTGGTCAGGGCGGTGCCCGGAAGGACCGTGCACACCGGCCCGCTCACCGGTTCCGACCACGTCGTGCGCGGTCACGAGCGGGGCGACCTGCTCGCCACCGGCGCGATCGCGGTCGACATGGAGTCCGCGGCGACGCTGCGCACGGCCGCGAGAGCCGACGGCCGCCCGGTTGCCGCCGTCCGGGTGGTCGTGGACGCCCCGGAACATGAACTCGTCAGGATCGGCACGGTGCGCGGTGGACTATCTGCTTTCCGCGTCCTTCGTTCCGTTCTTCCCGCTTTTTTCGAATGGCACCGTTCTTTGCTGCTCCCTCGGAGGTGA